The nucleotide sequence TTTGATCGTTAAAATTAATGAATTTAGGTAGAAGATCTTTGGAAAAATAGCATGGAAAGAAAAACTATCAAATGATGACAGAAAATTGAAGAAGGGAATGGCGACATTGATCAATGATTGTCACCCAGAAAGAGATGAAGGAGAGGGATCATATGTGCCACCGTTTTTAATTGAATATACTTTGTATTATGAGCCACTTGATTAATTGGAATTagcggttgagatttggtgtaagTCAATGActtacacctggtgtcaacggattctgcctcatatatatatatatatatatatatatatatatatatatatatatatattaccgAAGTgttaacatcataacataaacataataGTGGAGAcgttgattttttcttttctttttttttcctccttaTAAATAAGCCCTTTTCACCATATCTTATGTGCAAGTATGTATGAAATGTTATAATATAAACACAAGGAGATGTAgagtttctctcaaaaaatttcTTACATATACGCTCTTTTTaccaaattttataaataatctaGTGTACGAAAAAATAACCATATCTTTTTGAAAgcgtttttatttttgaagtagtattgatgatttttttttaatgagctAGAATGTTATAACGAAAAATCCTAATAACTAAAGTAATGAAGCAACTAAAGTTGTATTTGAAGTAGTTGTTGACGTATATTGGAAGAAGTGAACCCTTTTGAAAGATCTAAGTAGTACTCATAATTTTAGGCATGTAATTAAAGGAAAGATAATTATTTCTCTTGAAATCTTTTACCATTCATTGTAGCACACAAAAGATTGTATTCATTACAGTTAATCCTCTAGTGTAGAGATAAACTTACAAGTTACAGGATCAGAAGTATAGGACTATACACAAATAGACAAATGAGATTTACCCATCATCTTAATCAAATGAATCAAACCTGAGAAgagaaatacaaaatcaaaatctacaagtcccaaaagtttttttttttttctttttcttttgaaatatggAAAGTTGAACACCCCCTAGgatgttatatatatatcatttgtgTTTGCGAACGTTGTTGAAATTCTTTGAGGGTGGTTGGGTAGCATAAGAAGCAACAGCATTGGCAGTGGTCGGAGGCAGAGCTGTCACAGTGATGCCTCTTGGGCTAACCAAACTTCCATCAACACCAAATCTGTGCTCTAAGAACTCAGTTGTGGGTTGCTGAAAATCAGACCTGGTTCTTCTATGAGAGGATCCTGTTAATGAGTCAGATTCCAATAACATGTGGTAACTACGATTTACGCTCCCAGAATGAGAAAAGCTCCTGTTGAAGCTGTGGTGATGAGGTTTCTGCTTCTTGATGGCATGGATAAGATATGGAATCAAACCTTCCattgtttctctttctttctttctttctttcacgaACACAACCTTTGACTATGATTATTGAAGCCTTGAAGTAaactttggttttttgtatGACATGAAGTTGTAAAGGAGGACATATTTATATTGCTGGAGTGCCATGAAAGATTTTCAAGGGTCAACGCAAAATATTCCATTCATATCCTTTCATGAGTctattttgacaaaatataaccgttattaatatcattattagtatatttcttaaatatataaatacataaagTTGATATACACGGATGTTGCGAATACATTTATGCTTCTCAGAAAAGGAAAGTACTTTTGAATATTCAATTATTAGGGTAGTTGGAATTTGGAAATGGAAATGCAATTTGATTTTGATAGCTCACATATATGGATAGAGTTTTGAATGTAAGTAAAGTTAGACGGCTTTGATATTGCGCGTATAGTAACAACTATGATATTGCTGAACAGATCAAATATGAAGCAAGATAGTTCAGTCCAGCAACAAACTTCATAGCCACGTATCCACTTCACCACCACAAACTTCTTAATTTTACAAGATTTATATATGTaaatggaaaatgttacatgaacaccctttaaTCATACACCCTattgtacaccccatgcattaaggatattttggtaaattcatctcacaaccatactttctctttcatctcctctcccttttccttgccacatgtcaggattttgtgtgggtgtaagAGGTGTATTGCCACGTGGGGGTGTACATGTATCACCATtcattgtatatatatatatatgaattacTTCAATCCACGTTCATTAAGCTAGCTAGCACttacaaaagaaattatatttactaAAACCTTAAAAAATTAGTCATGAGAGTTTTTGAACTCACAACATGCTGAATACAAATCTTTGTCATGGGAGCCATGATTACATAAACAGAACAATTGTTTTATGTGCATTATTACTATTAGTACTGACATGGAAGCTATGatgttcttttgttgttttatcaAATTCCTtgtattgtttaattttaaaataacctGAAAGATAGCAGTATAAAAATCCAAGATAAATCTCAAAGTTTTGAACTTTAATAACCAAAGGGAAGGGAAATTGTATCATGTCTCAGTTTTTCCCCTCACGGTCAAAGTTTAGCATGAGAATGATGACTAGTTGCgaataaatcatcaatttagtCTATAAACTATCACTCTTTTCAGTTTATATATTCTCTAAACTGATGATAAGTAGTCCCTAAGGTatagaaaattataaatttaacattcattatatttttctataaatacatatattagtTTAAAATCAATTAAGCCTTGCATAGGGCCCCTTACACTACCACATAGTAATGTTACCACCATACTCAAACAACTTTATTTTACTGCTACATTATAACAGTAGCTAGTGGATACCAATATACTATAGTTATGGTTATAAATTCTAGCATAGTTTACTAATTAATTTCACTCAGACATAAATTCTTCTCCATTTGTAATATCAATGTGGTGTGTAACTTGTTTTTCACTAGAAGTTCCCACCAGAATATTGTGCTGTCCAATCACCAACTTTCTTTTACCATCACTATCAACATTACTTAGCATTTTGcatatatcaatttttactGTCACAAACTCTGTCTTCCCAACCTTAACTTGTGCTCTTTCAAATCCTATCAATTGTTTCAATGGAACACCACTCACTGCCTCTGAACTTGGTGGCTCCAAAAACACTAACACCACATGAGATCCATCAAAAGGTCCATTGTTCTTCACACCAATCACAAGCGAAAATGTCAAATTGAAACAACTTATGGTGGAGATATCAATTACTTGATCATCAAGGAAGATATTATTAAGTGGTTTTGAAATGGATGTGTTTTTCTGGAGCATTATGGTGGAAGGAGCAGATGCTATGTGGGTGGAGAATGTGGAGTAGCTTAATCCATAGCCAAATTCATAGAGGGATTTCCCATTGTAAAACCTGTATGTTCTTCCAGGGAAATTTCTACTGCTATTGGCTCTCATGTTCATGTCTGTCATTGGAACTTGATCGACATATGATTGTGGATACCATGTAAACGGGGACCTACCacctataaataaatttttcactGTTAGTCCAAAAAATGCAGTGTAAACATTACTCCTCCGAgctcaaatataagaaaataaaagtttatgTGTTTGGTATAAACTTGGATTAGTTGTATATAgactttttttgtttatatttgagacCATAAGGAGTATGTGGTAACATTATTACTGTTCAGGGTTCAGTTCAGGaagaaaaatcaaaccaaactaaaccGCTAAAGGTAAAATTGAACCAGACCGTTAATTGTTGTCCCGAACCAGTATGAAGGTTTGTTCACTGGTTCTGTGGTTCCGAACTACCTTTACACAAAACCGAATTATACTTTTTCAAACCAAACTGATTCTTTATGAATCAAAGTGTGTCAAATTGCTATTATTAATTGATAATTATGACAattgaaaaaatcaaaaagCAAACCAGATTGAATATTAGAGTTGTTTAAAAAAACCAAACTATGACAAATGGTTCACAAACTGAACCAAAGCAAACCGGATTGGTTTAGTTAAGTTCGTGAACTATCAGgcacacttcattttttttcagtttAGTTAACAgatcaattaatgttttttttaacagtaCTAGGTAACAAAGTATGTAAAGATAAATGTAGGTATTTTAATAGTTTAATAGAAATCTATACCTGGGTTATAGTCTCCAAATATTACTTGTGCTATGGCATTTCCTCCATCTTGACCAGGATAACCTACCCATAATATCCCTCCTATGTTGCTTACACTTTTAGTGAAAGAAATGTCAATTGGGCCTGCTGCCATTATGACTAAAATCAATGTTCCTTTAGTAGCAGCAGCCACGTCTTTCACCAGCTTCTCTTGAAATCCAGGCAATGTCAAGTTAACTCTATCCAGCCCTTCTGCTTCTATAGATTGGTCCAATCCAACAACCAACACCACTGCATCAGCAGAGGCTGCAGCCTTAACTGCTGCTGCAAAAAGGTTCTGATTACTGCATTTAACATCACTGCAACCACGCGCGTAAGTTACAGAAGAAATGTACTTCTGCAGTCCTTGTAAAGGGCTTGAATAGCGGCATGGTATGCCGGCATAGTTACTAATCATAACTGTGGTGGCATTTGCATTCGGTCCAATCACAGCCAAATTTTTTATCTTAGTTTTTGATAAAGGAAGAGCTCCTTTGTTGTTTTCAAGCAAAACTATTCCTTGCTTCGCAGCTTCTAGAGCCAATTGCTGATTTTCTTTAGTGCATACATCAGATGGACCAAGGTTTGCAAATGGAAGTGACTTTGGGTTTTCAAAGAAGCCAAGTCTCATTAGGACTATATAGTTGTACACCAAGGCTTGGTCTACAATAGATACGTCTACTTTCTTCAAGTTTACAGCATTTGCAGtgtattttttaagaaagtCACCGCAGTTCATGTTTAAACCTGCATGATATATGAGACCATACCATTTAATAATCCAAAACCAGTCATAACTTTATTTCTTTCCAATCGGAAAATTGTAGAAGTTTTTTGTAGTTTCAACTTCAGTTCTACTTGATTACCTGCTTTCAGTGCAAGAGCCACTGCATCTTCAGGAGTTTTTGTGTAATGAATTGAGTTGTAATAAACTTCCACTGAATCACAGTCTGAAACAATATATCTGTACAAAAAAGTATAAGTTATCAGGGAGCTTCTTTTAGTTATCTGTCTCTAAATATAAGATTATGTTGAGATTTTTCCttatccctttttataagacaccgtttcaaattttcaactgcgttaattattttttttatcaacatacTCTTAATTACGTTACATCCTTTTCTACAACCTGTAATAAATACTATGATAGAAAGATAAATTAGTTGTCTTTCCTGTAAAACAATACTACTAACTCTTAACAAATTTCATACTGCTATACCAACTTTCCCAATTCTAGTAATTTAGTCAACCAAATCCTATATTTAGGGACTAAGATAGTATATAGTTTCTCATAGCTATCTAGGTATAAAGGTATAAATTGTTGTAGTGTTTAAGTTAGCTTGACATGTAAGGAAAAGAATCAAATGATTGGTTAGGGATAGAGACAAACCCATCTAGACCCCACTGGCCTCTGATTACTCCTTGGAGAAGGTCTGGATCGGCACATGTAGGAATTCCATTCACCCTATTATAGGAGCACATGACACTGCTAACATGTCCCTCCAACACACAGCTCTTAAATGGAGGCTGATAAGTATCCTCCAAGTCTTGCTTTGTCACCTGCGAAAATCTCCGTAAATATCTACATGGTGATATATGATTGGATGcagttgtaaaaaatatttaacacgTTCGGTGATAGTTAAGTTATTCTGTCATAATGATCCAATTGCTTATGCATTTTTGGCAGCATATTAAATTTCATGGTCTAATTTTGTTATCTTAATTACCTTAGCATCAAAATGGAACCGATCAACGCCTTTCCAATTATCAACATCATAAGCAGTATAATGCTTACAACAGCTAGAAACCTTAAGCCTATCACCTTTAGCACTTGCTTCATCACCAACTTCTTGTAGTCCACGGACATAATTTACAGCATATCTAGAAACAACCAAAGGATCTTCCCCTGGAGTTTCTTGTCCACGCCCCCACCTCGGATCGCGAAAAACATTCACATTAGGGCTCCAAAATGTCAAACCAGCCAGATCCACATTGTACATAGCTCTAGCTTCATTTGACACAACTTGTCCCATTGTGTACCATAATGTTTCATTAAAACTAGCAGCTGATAGTATCACTGCTGGAAAGCTAGTAGCACCGGGTACCCTGCTATCGAAACGCGTCCCTGGTCCTACATTAGAGACACCATGAAGTGCCTCTGACCACCATTCATAAGCAGGAACACCAAGCCTTGATATGCCGGTAGAAGGGTTTACCAGCTGTTGTGCTTTTTCTTGAAGTGTTAAGCGTGACACTAAGTCCTTGGCTCTGGTTTCATAAGATAGTGAAGTGTTGCAAAATGGAAAGTTGCTAGTTTTAGGAGAGCCTTTGTCACATGCATGTTTTTGACTAGTAATtggaagaataaaaaatgaaaagaaaatgcataagaacaaaagatgatttTTCATGTTTACAAGTTTTGTGTTATGTTGGAGACATGGTATAAGCTTGATCATTTATATACTAAAAGTTTGTACCTaatattgtgtgtgtgtgtttctttttgtttcctttttcatgataaaagtTAGTTTTGCTTGTGAATTGAGATATGATCTAGAAGTAATGCACACACAATGATTCAAGAATGCTTAAACGAAACAAAAGCATCTCTTGCATGGCACCACTAGTGTGCTACTATATGGTCCAACATAGAGATATTAGATAGTGCATGCAATGGTTGATTTGctggaatattttattaaatcatACTAATTATGGTTTGTCATCTGAAATTATGAACATGGTGCTTTACTTAGGAATGGGATAGATAGTTAAAATGACGTTTTACAATATGATTAGCTAATAAAGAGCTAGTGTTAGAGACCAAGTAATGATCTCTATATACAATGTAGACCCTTGTGGTTCTGTTTGGAACTTTGGATAGATTTTGATGGGGGGAATTTTATctaatcttaaaaataaaagagtatgaAGCTCggttttattttgattgttttaaagaaaaaaataatatgtaattCGATGAAATGTCGTTTGAATGCGTttcttttatttggtttttagaGATTAATTTTCAAGTACgggtaattttttttgcatatgcatttaattcaaaaatgcCAAATTGGTATTTTGGGAGATATTATAAAAACTAACTTAAAAAATTGGCACAATTGAGTGATTTGATTGGACGCATGtgtaaaaatgttttatattttcaatgctAAGGAATCATATTATAAAAAAGGATATATTATAGTATTAGGATGTTTGAGACGTAAATGATTTCTTTGGCAAAAGAATGGTAATTGGCCCGCACACAAAATGATCCAACATGATATAGTTAATTTAAACAATGTTTGTATGATAATTTCCTTTCTGTAATTTTGGAACAAGCCTTTAGTGAAACAAGTCTTATATAAGAATAAGACATACTCTTGATCCTGATCCAATTCAGAACATAGAGTAACTAACTGTTGTTAGTTGAATAGCAAGTTGTAATAAGTTAACTTGTATCGCAAGTAATTTATAGTATAAATACAATGTATATGTGTAACAACTAACTCATAGCATAAATACaatatatgtgtataattaGCTCAATAACACTCATCGTTGAATACGAATCAATTCATCACATTCGTAGTTCGTAAatcctttctttctctcttgcATAGAggttaacaaaaaataacattgcACATGAATATGAATAAGGGCAAGTTACACATGAATATGAATAAGAGGTGGGGGAGAACACGCAAGTTACACAATGCTCCATTTTTCTCCCCCACCTTATGGCAACAAAACTCATACACGAGGGTATCCGGTTGAaccaaatttaatttaacaggtTTTCTTCGTTTTGACTGAGTTTGGATTTTTCCTGATTTTAAAACACGGGTACGGGACGGGTAACGAGGATATAGGTatccaccccgaacccatacccaaactcGTCGCGAATGTAGAAAATCAATTTACTACcgcttttatataaatagaaactcaaACTCTAAATTATTTCACATACATCAGTCTTTCAGATGACATTCACTTGTCATAGTTCTCTCTTTCAATATCTCACACTCTCGGCCTCTCTCTTCTCAATCATCATAGTCATTGATCGTCATCATCTCTTTGCTGGTTAATGTATTACAACATTGCGCTCTGGGTGAAaaatactttcatttttattttaaaaaattatacattgtGGGATGGGGATACCCGACGTCGGAGACGGGGATGAGATTCGATTTTTCATCCATGTTAGGTATGGGTAGGTTAACAGATAAGTAAATGGAAGTAGTGTGGGAACAGAGAAGGTAAAACATGTTCCCACCCCCGTCCCATTGTTATGCTTAAATAAGGGTAACCATGggagaaaaaataataagttataaggtcaaatgttatttgaaataacgtctaaaaataagttataattaATAAAGTAAGTTATAAGTTTGTGCTAAAATAATTGTTATCAAAGATGTATTTTTCAGTCCTGCAATCTTATAAGATAGTTTGTTGATCTCGTAAGACAAGCCCTTAAGCCaaatagaaaaacatatataCGGACATGTTAGTTTTATTCTTTGGCTAGTTACCTATAATACATGTAagtattttatatgtatttgtgtaaaataattaatacaccAATTAGCATCCATAGTTGattagttaaaaagaaaaaaatcgaTTGTTGATATTGATACCAACGAATATATCATTTCGATTAAGGAAGACGAGGGTTGGCTCGGGGGCTGCCACAACAAAGGTTTTAGGCCCTCAAATTTTTTAAACCTCGTTTTAAGCGTATGAATCTTTTCACATTAAAGATATATccgttttaaaaataaatattttaacacCTCTTAAAAagagactaaaaacataacATAGGTTATTATTATAGACCGGCCAAGATCCTAAAACCCGCACATAAAAGGCTCAAATATACTTGGACTTGAGCACACCAGGTCCAACCAACACACTTTGGAGCTTCTTCAAGCTACTTGAACGGCTAGCCTCCAAATTGTCCCTTTTGTAGTAGTTCAACGACTTCTAACTGAcgaataaaatctaattaatgaTGTGTTGATCATAAAATCTAACTGACGACTCCTCGTTAATGTTCTAATTCTATGCGTCAAGACCTATAAATGAGCTTGTTTTGTTTTAGGGACTATAAATGCGCTTATTATTAGCATTATTCAATGTGTTAAATTAAACATGTCACGGGGGATTGATCCATGTGATCCTTGTGAAACATTTGCCAAATATTTATTGGCTCGAATGCGCCACTTGCTTGGCTATcacttgaatgaagaaaatttatatcatgaatttaattagtatattttGTCGaagtacaattattttacatatgTATTGTCACGTCAGTTAatcaatataaaaacatataaattgtCATATTAATCAATAATTAATGTGACATCATATCATTGGATAAGTGGGTAAAACAATTGTATATACAATATATTGTATTATAATCGTACatagtatattattattatatcatacgttttttcttttgaagtattatatggtttttttattgaaaatgccAAAAAGATATATTAATACTTTGATATATGCTCAGGTCATGCGAGTCATGTCGAAAACTTGTCAATTTTTGATTGGCTCCAACGCGTCATTTGCTTCTGCTATCACTTAAATATGAAAC is from Medicago truncatula cultivar Jemalong A17 chromosome 1, MtrunA17r5.0-ANR, whole genome shotgun sequence and encodes:
- the LOC25485348 gene encoding uncharacterized protein translates to MEGLIPYLIHAIKKQKPHHHSFNRSFSHSGSVNRSYHMLLESDSLTGSSHRRTRSDFQQPTTEFLEHRFGVDGSLVSPRGITVTALPPTTANAVASYATQPPSKNFNNVRKHK
- the LOC11416223 gene encoding probable beta-D-xylosidase 5 codes for the protein MKNHLLFLCIFFSFFILPITSQKHACDKGSPKTSNFPFCNTSLSYETRAKDLVSRLTLQEKAQQLVNPSTGISRLGVPAYEWWSEALHGVSNVGPGTRFDSRVPGATSFPAVILSAASFNETLWYTMGQVVSNEARAMYNVDLAGLTFWSPNVNVFRDPRWGRGQETPGEDPLVVSRYAVNYVRGLQEVGDEASAKGDRLKVSSCCKHYTAYDVDNWKGVDRFHFDAKVTKQDLEDTYQPPFKSCVLEGHVSSVMCSYNRVNGIPTCADPDLLQGVIRGQWGLDGYIVSDCDSVEVYYNSIHYTKTPEDAVALALKAGLNMNCGDFLKKYTANAVNLKKVDVSIVDQALVYNYIVLMRLGFFENPKSLPFANLGPSDVCTKENQQLALEAAKQGIVLLENNKGALPLSKTKIKNLAVIGPNANATTVMISNYAGIPCRYSSPLQGLQKYISSVTYARGCSDVKCSNQNLFAAAVKAAASADAVVLVVGLDQSIEAEGLDRVNLTLPGFQEKLVKDVAAATKGTLILVIMAAGPIDISFTKSVSNIGGILWVGYPGQDGGNAIAQVIFGDYNPGGRSPFTWYPQSYVDQVPMTDMNMRANSSRNFPGRTYRFYNGKSLYEFGYGLSYSTFSTHIASAPSTIMLQKNTSISKPLNNIFLDDQVIDISTISCFNLTFSLVIGVKNNGPFDGSHVVLVFLEPPSSEAVSGVPLKQLIGFERAQVKVGKTEFVTVKIDICKMLSNVDSDGKRKLVIGQHNILVGTSSEKQVTHHIDITNGEEFMSE